The proteins below come from a single Ochotona princeps isolate mOchPri1 chromosome 6, mOchPri1.hap1, whole genome shotgun sequence genomic window:
- the SALL2 gene encoding sal-like protein 2 isoform X1 — translation MAHEAGRNSRLGGPCGEPAEIGGGGDAGEEDRPQVCAKCCAQFSDPAEFLAHQSSCSTDPPVMVILGGQENPNNSSASTEPRPESHTSPQVMDPERSNPPDSGASGLTDPSWGTERKGEESSGHFLVAATGTAVAGGGGLILASPKLGATPLPPESTPAPPPPPPPPPPPPPGVGTGHLNIPLILEELRVLQQRQIHQMQMTEQICRQVLLLGSLGQSVGSPASSSELPATGTASTTKPLLPLFSPIKPVQTSKTLAPSSSSSSSSGTETPKQAFFHLYHPLGSQHPFSAGGVGRSHKTAPAPSPALPSNAEQLMASPHLAFPSTTGLLAAQCLGAARGLEAAASPGLLKPKNGSGELGYGEVMGPLEKPGGRHKCRFCAKVFGSDSALQIHLRSHTGERPYKCNVCGNRFTTRGNLKVHFHRHREKYPHVQMNPHPVPEHLDYVITSSGLPYGMSVPPEKAEEESATPGGSVERKPLVASTTALSATESLTLLSTGAGTAPAPGLPAFNKFVLMKAVEPKSKADENTPPGSEGSAINSAAEGGTATRVQLSKLVTSLPSWALLTNHFKSTGSFPFPYVLEPLGASPSETSKLQQLVEKIDRQGAVAMAATASGAPTTSAPAPSSSASSGPNQCVICLRVLSCPRALRLHYGQHGGERPFKCKVCGRAFSTRGNLRAHFVGHKTSPAARAQNSCPICQKKFTNAVTLQQHVRMHLGGQIPNGGTTLPEVGGAAQENGSEQSTVSGAGSFPQQQPQQPSPEEELSEEEEEEEEEEEEVTDEDSLAGRGSESGGEKAISVRGDSEEASGAEEEVGPAPTAAAAGAATTGKEMDSSEKATQQSCLPVPPPPPPDTLDQPQPMEQGSGEVAGGVEEGGSKAEGSSSPATALPLEAEGPSPSVVEELGLQEVMRKEVGESSSRKACAVCGQAFPTQAVLEEHQKTHPKEGPLFTCVFCRQGFLERATLKKHMLLMHHQVQPFTPHTPQNITALSLVPGCSPSLASPGLSPFPRKDDPTIP, via the exons ATGGCTCACGAAGCTGGGAGGAACTCTCGTCTAGGGGGTCCTTGCGGGGAGCCTGCGGAGATCGGAGGAGGAG GTGATGCTGGCGAGGAGGATCGCCCCCAGGTCTGTGCCAAGTGCTGCGCACAGTTCTCTGACCCGGCTGAATTCCTTGCCCATCAGAGCTCCTGTTCTACTGACCCTCCTGTGATGGTGATACTCGGTGGGCAGGAGAACCCCAACAACTCTTCAGCCTCCACTGAACCCCGACCTGAGAGCCACACTAGTCCGCAAGTCATGGACCCCGAGCGCAGCAATCCCCCAGATTCTGGGGCTTCTGGGCTTACGGATCCCAGCTGGGGTactgagaggaaaggagaggaatcATCGGGGCATTTTCTGGTCGCTGCCACTGGTACAGCGGTTGCGGGAGGTGGGGGCCTGATCTTGGCCAGTCCCAAGCTGGGAGCCACCCCATTACCTCCGGAGTCCACTCCCGCACCGCCCCCTCCACCTCCACCGCCGCCCCCTCCGCCCCCAGGGGTGGGCACAGGCCACTTGAACATCCCGCTGATTCTGGAGGAGCTGCGAGTGCTGCAGCAGCGGCAGATCCATCAGATGCAGATGACCGAGCAGATCTGccggcaggtgctgctgctgggctcCTTAGGCCAGAGCGTGGGTTCCCCTGCCAGTTCCTCTGAGCTGCCTGCCACGGGAACTGCCTCCACCACCAaaccccttctccctctctttagcCCCATCAAACCTGTCCAAACCAGCAAGACACTGgcaccctcttcttcctcctcctcctcctcaggaaCTGAAACACCCAAGCAGGCTTTCTTCCACCTTTATCATCCGCTGGGGTCACAGCACCCCTTCTCTGCCGGAGGGGTTGGACGCAGCCACAAAACGGCgcccgccccctccccggccctGCCCAGCAACGCAGAGCAGCTGATGGCATCTCCTCATCTGGCGTTCCCCAGCACCACAGGACTGCTGGCAGCGCAGTGCCTTGGGGCTGCTCGAGGCCTCGAGGCTGCTGCTTCGCCAGGGCTCCTGAAGCCAAAGAACGGAAGTGGTGAGCTGGGCTATGGGGAAGTGATGGGGCCCTTGGAGAAGCCCGGTGGGAGGCACAAATGCCGCTTTTGCGCCAAGGTGTTTGGCAGCGACAGTGCCCTGCAGATCCACCTCCGTTCGCACACCGGGGAGAGGCCCTATAAGTGCAACGTGTGCGGCAACCGCTTTACCACCCGTGGCAACCTCAAGGTGCACTTCCACCGGCATCGTGAGAAGTACCCACACGTGCAGATGAATCCACACCCGGTGCCGGAGCACCTAGACTACGTCATCACCAGCAGCGGCCTGCCCTATGGTATGTCTGTGCCCCCGGAGAAGGCTGAGGAGGAGTCGGCCACGCCTGGTGGAAGTGTGGAACGCAAGCCCCTTGTGGCCTCCACCACCGCGCTCAGTGCCACCGAGAGCCTGACGCTGCTCTCCACGGGCGCAGGCACCGCACCCGCACCTGGCCTCCCTGCTTTCAATAAATTTGTGCTCATGAAAGCGGTGGAGCCCAAAAGTAAAGCTGATGAGAACACACCCCCGGGGAGTGAGGGCTCGGCCATCAATAGCGCGGCAGAGGGTGGCACGGCCACCCGGGTGCAGCTGAGTAAGCTGGTGACTTCGCTGCCGAGCTGGGCGCTGCTGACCAACCACTTCAAGTCCACTGGCAGTTTCCCCTTCCCCTACGTGCTGGAGCCCTTGGGCGCCTCCCCCTCGGAGACATCAAAGCTGCAGCAACTGGTAGAGAAGATCGACAGACAGGGAGCTGTGGCCATGGCCGCAACTGCCTCAGGAGCTCCCaccacctctgcccctgccccttcGTCCTCAGCTTCCTCTGGACCTAACCAGTGTGTCATCTGCCTGCGGGTgctgagctgtccccgggccctGCGGTTGCATTATGGCCAGCATGGAGGTGAGCGGCCCTTCAAATGCAAAGTGTGTGGCCGAGCCTTCTCCACGCGTGGCAATCTCCGTGCCCATTTCGTGGGCCACAAGACCAGTCCGGCTGCACGGGCCCAGAACTCCTGCCCCATCTGCCAGAAGAAGTTCACCAATGCTGTAACCCTGCAGCAGCACGTCCGGATGCACCTGGGGGGCCAGATCCCCAATGGTGGTACCACACTTCCAGAAGTGGGTGGGGCTGCTCAGGAGAATGGCTCGGAGCAATCCACAGTTTCTGGAGCAGGGAGCttcccccagcagcagccccaaCAGCCTTCACCAGAGGAAGAGTTGtcggaggaagaggaagaagaggaggaagaagaggaggaagtgaCTGATGAAGACTCCCTGgccggaagaggctctgagagTGGAGGTGAGAAGGCCATATCCGTGCGAGgggactcagaagaggcttctggggCAGAGGAGGAAGTAGGGCCTGCtccaacagctgcagcagcaggagcagccacAACCGGGAAGGAGATGGACAGTAGTGAGAAAGCAACTCAGCAATCTTGTCTGCCTGtgcctccacctccaccacctgaCACCCTGGATCAGCCGCAGCCCATGGAGCAGGGAAGTGGGGAAGTGGCTGGAGGCGTGGAGGAGGGCGGCAGCAAAGCAGAGGGGAGCTCTAGCCCGGCCACAGCACTCCCTCTGGAAGCGGAGGGTCCCAGCCCCAGTGTGGTGGAGGAGCTGGGCTTGCAGGAGGTCATGAGAAAGGAAGTGGGGGAGAGTAGCAGCCGCAAGGCCTGTGCAGTGTGCGGCCAGGCCTTCCCCACGCAGGCGGTGCTGGAGGAGCACCAGAAGACCCACCCCAAGGAGGGGCCGCTCTTCACCTGTGTCTTCTGCAGGCAGGGCTTTCTTGAGCGGGCCACCCTCAAGAAGCACATGCTGCTGATGCACCACCAGGTACAGCCCTTCACTCCCCACACTCCTCAGAATATCACCGCTCTGTCCTTGGTTCCTGGCTGTTCACCTTCCCTTGCTTCCCCTGGGCTCTCCCCCTTCCCCCGGAAAGATGACCCCACCATCCCCTGA
- the SALL2 gene encoding sal-like protein 2 isoform X2 encodes MSRRKQRKPQQLISDCEGPNASENGDAGEEDRPQVCAKCCAQFSDPAEFLAHQSSCSTDPPVMVILGGQENPNNSSASTEPRPESHTSPQVMDPERSNPPDSGASGLTDPSWGTERKGEESSGHFLVAATGTAVAGGGGLILASPKLGATPLPPESTPAPPPPPPPPPPPPPGVGTGHLNIPLILEELRVLQQRQIHQMQMTEQICRQVLLLGSLGQSVGSPASSSELPATGTASTTKPLLPLFSPIKPVQTSKTLAPSSSSSSSSGTETPKQAFFHLYHPLGSQHPFSAGGVGRSHKTAPAPSPALPSNAEQLMASPHLAFPSTTGLLAAQCLGAARGLEAAASPGLLKPKNGSGELGYGEVMGPLEKPGGRHKCRFCAKVFGSDSALQIHLRSHTGERPYKCNVCGNRFTTRGNLKVHFHRHREKYPHVQMNPHPVPEHLDYVITSSGLPYGMSVPPEKAEEESATPGGSVERKPLVASTTALSATESLTLLSTGAGTAPAPGLPAFNKFVLMKAVEPKSKADENTPPGSEGSAINSAAEGGTATRVQLSKLVTSLPSWALLTNHFKSTGSFPFPYVLEPLGASPSETSKLQQLVEKIDRQGAVAMAATASGAPTTSAPAPSSSASSGPNQCVICLRVLSCPRALRLHYGQHGGERPFKCKVCGRAFSTRGNLRAHFVGHKTSPAARAQNSCPICQKKFTNAVTLQQHVRMHLGGQIPNGGTTLPEVGGAAQENGSEQSTVSGAGSFPQQQPQQPSPEEELSEEEEEEEEEEEEVTDEDSLAGRGSESGGEKAISVRGDSEEASGAEEEVGPAPTAAAAGAATTGKEMDSSEKATQQSCLPVPPPPPPDTLDQPQPMEQGSGEVAGGVEEGGSKAEGSSSPATALPLEAEGPSPSVVEELGLQEVMRKEVGESSSRKACAVCGQAFPTQAVLEEHQKTHPKEGPLFTCVFCRQGFLERATLKKHMLLMHHQVQPFTPHTPQNITALSLVPGCSPSLASPGLSPFPRKDDPTIP; translated from the coding sequence GTGATGCTGGCGAGGAGGATCGCCCCCAGGTCTGTGCCAAGTGCTGCGCACAGTTCTCTGACCCGGCTGAATTCCTTGCCCATCAGAGCTCCTGTTCTACTGACCCTCCTGTGATGGTGATACTCGGTGGGCAGGAGAACCCCAACAACTCTTCAGCCTCCACTGAACCCCGACCTGAGAGCCACACTAGTCCGCAAGTCATGGACCCCGAGCGCAGCAATCCCCCAGATTCTGGGGCTTCTGGGCTTACGGATCCCAGCTGGGGTactgagaggaaaggagaggaatcATCGGGGCATTTTCTGGTCGCTGCCACTGGTACAGCGGTTGCGGGAGGTGGGGGCCTGATCTTGGCCAGTCCCAAGCTGGGAGCCACCCCATTACCTCCGGAGTCCACTCCCGCACCGCCCCCTCCACCTCCACCGCCGCCCCCTCCGCCCCCAGGGGTGGGCACAGGCCACTTGAACATCCCGCTGATTCTGGAGGAGCTGCGAGTGCTGCAGCAGCGGCAGATCCATCAGATGCAGATGACCGAGCAGATCTGccggcaggtgctgctgctgggctcCTTAGGCCAGAGCGTGGGTTCCCCTGCCAGTTCCTCTGAGCTGCCTGCCACGGGAACTGCCTCCACCACCAaaccccttctccctctctttagcCCCATCAAACCTGTCCAAACCAGCAAGACACTGgcaccctcttcttcctcctcctcctcctcaggaaCTGAAACACCCAAGCAGGCTTTCTTCCACCTTTATCATCCGCTGGGGTCACAGCACCCCTTCTCTGCCGGAGGGGTTGGACGCAGCCACAAAACGGCgcccgccccctccccggccctGCCCAGCAACGCAGAGCAGCTGATGGCATCTCCTCATCTGGCGTTCCCCAGCACCACAGGACTGCTGGCAGCGCAGTGCCTTGGGGCTGCTCGAGGCCTCGAGGCTGCTGCTTCGCCAGGGCTCCTGAAGCCAAAGAACGGAAGTGGTGAGCTGGGCTATGGGGAAGTGATGGGGCCCTTGGAGAAGCCCGGTGGGAGGCACAAATGCCGCTTTTGCGCCAAGGTGTTTGGCAGCGACAGTGCCCTGCAGATCCACCTCCGTTCGCACACCGGGGAGAGGCCCTATAAGTGCAACGTGTGCGGCAACCGCTTTACCACCCGTGGCAACCTCAAGGTGCACTTCCACCGGCATCGTGAGAAGTACCCACACGTGCAGATGAATCCACACCCGGTGCCGGAGCACCTAGACTACGTCATCACCAGCAGCGGCCTGCCCTATGGTATGTCTGTGCCCCCGGAGAAGGCTGAGGAGGAGTCGGCCACGCCTGGTGGAAGTGTGGAACGCAAGCCCCTTGTGGCCTCCACCACCGCGCTCAGTGCCACCGAGAGCCTGACGCTGCTCTCCACGGGCGCAGGCACCGCACCCGCACCTGGCCTCCCTGCTTTCAATAAATTTGTGCTCATGAAAGCGGTGGAGCCCAAAAGTAAAGCTGATGAGAACACACCCCCGGGGAGTGAGGGCTCGGCCATCAATAGCGCGGCAGAGGGTGGCACGGCCACCCGGGTGCAGCTGAGTAAGCTGGTGACTTCGCTGCCGAGCTGGGCGCTGCTGACCAACCACTTCAAGTCCACTGGCAGTTTCCCCTTCCCCTACGTGCTGGAGCCCTTGGGCGCCTCCCCCTCGGAGACATCAAAGCTGCAGCAACTGGTAGAGAAGATCGACAGACAGGGAGCTGTGGCCATGGCCGCAACTGCCTCAGGAGCTCCCaccacctctgcccctgccccttcGTCCTCAGCTTCCTCTGGACCTAACCAGTGTGTCATCTGCCTGCGGGTgctgagctgtccccgggccctGCGGTTGCATTATGGCCAGCATGGAGGTGAGCGGCCCTTCAAATGCAAAGTGTGTGGCCGAGCCTTCTCCACGCGTGGCAATCTCCGTGCCCATTTCGTGGGCCACAAGACCAGTCCGGCTGCACGGGCCCAGAACTCCTGCCCCATCTGCCAGAAGAAGTTCACCAATGCTGTAACCCTGCAGCAGCACGTCCGGATGCACCTGGGGGGCCAGATCCCCAATGGTGGTACCACACTTCCAGAAGTGGGTGGGGCTGCTCAGGAGAATGGCTCGGAGCAATCCACAGTTTCTGGAGCAGGGAGCttcccccagcagcagccccaaCAGCCTTCACCAGAGGAAGAGTTGtcggaggaagaggaagaagaggaggaagaagaggaggaagtgaCTGATGAAGACTCCCTGgccggaagaggctctgagagTGGAGGTGAGAAGGCCATATCCGTGCGAGgggactcagaagaggcttctggggCAGAGGAGGAAGTAGGGCCTGCtccaacagctgcagcagcaggagcagccacAACCGGGAAGGAGATGGACAGTAGTGAGAAAGCAACTCAGCAATCTTGTCTGCCTGtgcctccacctccaccacctgaCACCCTGGATCAGCCGCAGCCCATGGAGCAGGGAAGTGGGGAAGTGGCTGGAGGCGTGGAGGAGGGCGGCAGCAAAGCAGAGGGGAGCTCTAGCCCGGCCACAGCACTCCCTCTGGAAGCGGAGGGTCCCAGCCCCAGTGTGGTGGAGGAGCTGGGCTTGCAGGAGGTCATGAGAAAGGAAGTGGGGGAGAGTAGCAGCCGCAAGGCCTGTGCAGTGTGCGGCCAGGCCTTCCCCACGCAGGCGGTGCTGGAGGAGCACCAGAAGACCCACCCCAAGGAGGGGCCGCTCTTCACCTGTGTCTTCTGCAGGCAGGGCTTTCTTGAGCGGGCCACCCTCAAGAAGCACATGCTGCTGATGCACCACCAGGTACAGCCCTTCACTCCCCACACTCCTCAGAATATCACCGCTCTGTCCTTGGTTCCTGGCTGTTCACCTTCCCTTGCTTCCCCTGGGCTCTCCCCCTTCCCCCGGAAAGATGACCCCACCATCCCCTGA